One Streptomyces hundungensis DNA segment encodes these proteins:
- a CDS encoding ABC transporter substrate-binding protein, with protein sequence MSKILRTTGAVLGTLALAGTLAACGGDSLEKSQDKSSSSTSGGSSSTSGGKKGSLVVGAAGFTESAVLAELYSQVLADAGYATSITTVKNRELYEPALEKGEIDVVPEYAATLTEFLNAKVNGDKAKDKPLASSDVTATLAELTKLAGPRGLKVLPAGEAVDQNAFAVTKEFATKNNLKSLSDLGASKVKVKVAAGDECKIRPFCAPGLTSKYGIDVTGIDPKGVGTPGAKQAVKDGVDQLVLTTTTDASLDTYGLVLLQDDKKLQNADNVLPVVNAKDAAAPEISDALGKLTKALTTADLVDLNRKVDAERAKPADVAKAYLQSKGLIKK encoded by the coding sequence ATGAGCAAGATCCTGCGCACGACCGGTGCGGTGCTCGGCACGCTGGCCCTGGCCGGCACGCTCGCCGCGTGCGGCGGCGACAGCCTGGAAAAGAGCCAGGACAAGAGCAGTTCGAGCACGTCGGGCGGCTCCAGCAGTACGAGTGGCGGAAAGAAGGGCTCGCTGGTGGTCGGCGCGGCCGGCTTCACCGAGTCCGCGGTCCTGGCGGAGCTGTACTCGCAGGTCCTGGCCGACGCCGGATACGCGACCTCCATCACCACCGTGAAGAACCGCGAACTGTACGAACCCGCCCTGGAGAAGGGCGAGATCGACGTCGTGCCGGAATACGCGGCGACGCTCACCGAATTCCTCAATGCCAAGGTGAACGGCGACAAGGCGAAGGACAAGCCGCTCGCGTCCAGCGATGTCACCGCCACCCTTGCCGAACTGACCAAGCTCGCCGGGCCCCGCGGTCTGAAGGTTCTCCCCGCCGGTGAGGCCGTCGACCAGAACGCGTTCGCGGTGACCAAGGAATTCGCCACCAAGAACAACCTCAAGTCCCTTTCGGATCTGGGCGCTTCCAAGGTGAAGGTGAAGGTCGCCGCCGGTGACGAGTGCAAGATCCGGCCGTTCTGCGCGCCCGGTCTGACGTCCAAGTACGGGATCGACGTCACCGGCATCGACCCCAAGGGCGTCGGCACGCCCGGCGCCAAGCAGGCCGTCAAGGACGGGGTGGACCAGCTGGTCCTCACCACCACGACGGACGCGAGCCTGGACACCTACGGCCTCGTCCTGCTCCAGGACGACAAGAAGCTCCAGAACGCGGACAACGTGCTGCCGGTGGTCAACGCGAAGGACGCGGCCGCCCCGGAGATATCCGATGCGCTCGGCAAGCTCACCAAGGCGCTGACCACGGCCGATCTGGTCGATCTCAACCGCAAGGTCGACGCCGAGCGGGCCAAGCCGGCCGATGTCGCGAAGGCGTATCTCCAGTCGAAGGGGCTGATCAAGAAGTAG
- a CDS encoding ABC transporter permease — MGVFTQAWTWLATGSHWSGEDGAWHRLGEHVYVSALALLVSCLIALPLALWLGHIGKGGALAVNLSNVGRAIPVFAVLALFMVTPLRNAGYLPTVIALVLFAVPPLLTNAYVGMREVDPAAVEAARGMGMSGRQLFLQVELPLAYPLIMTGLRSAAVQIIATATIAAMAGLGGLGRIVTEGFAVYDTPQVVAGAMLVAALALLVEGVLVAVDRIFSPVRGRS, encoded by the coding sequence ATGGGAGTCTTCACACAGGCCTGGACCTGGCTGGCCACCGGCTCCCACTGGTCGGGGGAGGACGGCGCCTGGCACCGGCTCGGCGAGCACGTCTACGTCAGCGCGCTGGCCCTGCTGGTGTCCTGTCTGATCGCCCTGCCGCTCGCGCTGTGGCTCGGGCACATCGGCAAGGGCGGCGCGCTCGCCGTGAACCTCTCCAATGTGGGCCGGGCCATCCCCGTCTTCGCGGTGCTGGCCCTGTTCATGGTGACGCCGCTGCGCAACGCCGGCTATCTGCCCACCGTGATCGCTCTGGTGCTCTTCGCGGTGCCGCCGCTGCTGACCAACGCCTATGTCGGTATGCGCGAGGTGGACCCGGCGGCGGTCGAGGCGGCCCGGGGCATGGGGATGTCGGGGCGTCAGCTCTTCCTCCAGGTGGAACTGCCGCTCGCCTACCCGCTGATCATGACCGGGCTGCGCTCGGCGGCGGTCCAGATCATCGCCACGGCGACGATCGCGGCGATGGCGGGTCTCGGCGGGCTCGGCCGCATCGTCACCGAGGGATTCGCGGTGTACGACACCCCGCAGGTGGTGGCCGGCGCGATGCTGGTGGCGGCGCTCGCCCTGCTGGTGGAGGGCGTCCTGGTGGCGGTGGACCGGATCTTCAGCCCCGTGCGGGGGCGCTCGTGA
- a CDS encoding ABC transporter permease gives MARNCLAANDWICWEYVSSRSQELTDATVQHIWITAVSVLIGLLVAFPLALLARGRKGVAATVLGITTVLYTVPSLAMFALLLPLFGLSAGLVITGLVLYSLTILVRNILAGLESVPPDALEAARGMGYGRIRLLFEVELPLALPALMAGLRIATVATVALTTIGSLVDHGGLGNLIEQGLPTFFKAQILTASVLCVVLAIAADLLLLGLQRLLTPWTRIRTAKAG, from the coding sequence GTGGCGCGGAACTGCCTGGCGGCCAACGACTGGATCTGTTGGGAGTACGTCAGCTCCCGCAGTCAGGAGCTCACCGACGCGACGGTCCAGCACATCTGGATCACCGCGGTCTCGGTCCTGATAGGCCTGCTCGTCGCCTTCCCCCTCGCGCTGCTCGCGCGTGGCCGCAAGGGCGTCGCCGCCACCGTCCTCGGCATCACCACCGTGCTCTACACGGTGCCGTCGCTCGCCATGTTCGCCCTGCTGCTCCCGCTGTTCGGCCTCTCGGCCGGCCTGGTGATCACGGGCCTCGTGCTGTACTCCCTGACGATCCTGGTACGGAACATCCTGGCCGGGCTCGAATCGGTGCCGCCCGACGCCCTGGAAGCGGCCCGCGGCATGGGGTACGGGCGGATACGACTGCTTTTCGAGGTCGAGCTGCCGCTCGCGCTGCCCGCGCTGATGGCCGGGCTCCGGATCGCCACGGTGGCCACCGTCGCGCTGACCACGATCGGCTCGCTCGTCGACCACGGCGGCCTCGGCAACCTCATCGAGCAGGGCCTGCCCACCTTCTTCAAGGCGCAGATCCTCACCGCGTCCGTGCTGTGCGTGGTGCTGGCGATCGCCGCCGACCTGCTCCTCCTCGGCCTCCAGCGGCTGCTGACGCCGTGGACGCGGATCCGTACGGCGAAGGCGGGCTGA